The sequence below is a genomic window from Fusobacterium simiae.
AGCTTCTGGAATAAATACAACATATTATAAGACTTTTGCCTTTGTGTTATCAGCAATATTTGCAGGTATAGCAGGTGGAATCTATGCACATAATTTAGGAATTTTAGGAGCAAAACAATTTGACTATAACTATTCAATAAATATACTTGTTATGGTTGTATTGGGAGGAATGGGAAGTTTTACAGGTTCAATATTATCAGCAATAGTTCTTACTATCTTACCAGAAGTTTTAAGAGGTTTTGCAGAATATAGAATGATAGTTTATCCATTGATTCTTATCATAATGATGTTATTTAGACCAAAAGGACTTCTTGGAAGAGAAGAATTTCAAATAAGTAAAATAATTTCATATTTTACTAAAAAAATAAGAAGAGGTGAAGCAGATGGAAAATAAAAAACCTCTTTTAGTTGCAAAGGATATTTCAATTAGTTTTGGAGCTTTAAAAGCAGTTGACAATTTTAACTTAGAAATAAATTCAGGAGAATTAATTGGTTTAATAGGACCAAATGGTGCAGGAAAAACAACAGTATTCAATATTTTAACAGGGGTATATAATGCAAGTTCAGGAGAATATATATTAGATGGAGAAAATGTTATTAAAACATCAACTTCTGCTCTTGTAAAAAAAGGTTTGGCTCGTACTTTCCAAAATATAAGATTATTTAAGTATTTATCAGTTTTAGATAATGTAATTGCTGCATATAATTTTCGTATGAAATATGGAATTATAGCAGGTATGCTTCGTTTGCCAAGTTACTGGAGAGAAGAAAGAAGTGCAAAGAAAAAGGCTATGTCCCTTTTAAAAATATTTGATTTAGATAAGTATGCAAATATGCATGCTGGGAATTTACCCTATGGAGAACAAAGAAAATTAGAAATTGCTAGAGCAATGGCAACAGAGCCAAAAATTCTTCTTTTAGATGAGCCAGCAGCAGGAATGAATCCAAAAGAAACAGAAGATTTAATGAATACAATAAAATTAATCCGTGATAAATTTGGAATAGCAGTTTTACTTATAGAACATGATATGAAATTGGTACTTGGGATTTGTGAAAGATTAGTTGTTTTAAATTATGGGAAAATATTAGCAAGTGGAAAACCAAATGAAGTTATAAATAATCCACAAGTTATAGAGGCATATTTAGGTAAGGAGGAAGATGAATAATGGGAATGTTAGAAGTAAAAGATCTACAGGTTTTCTATGATAATATACAAGCTCTAAAAGGAATTTCGTTAGAAATTAATGAAGGAGAAGTTGTGTCTATCATAGGAGCTAAT
It includes:
- a CDS encoding ABC transporter ATP-binding protein, which codes for MENKKPLLVAKDISISFGALKAVDNFNLEINSGELIGLIGPNGAGKTTVFNILTGVYNASSGEYILDGENVIKTSTSALVKKGLARTFQNIRLFKYLSVLDNVIAAYNFRMKYGIIAGMLRLPSYWREERSAKKKAMSLLKIFDLDKYANMHAGNLPYGEQRKLEIARAMATEPKILLLDEPAAGMNPKETEDLMNTIKLIRDKFGIAVLLIEHDMKLVLGICERLVVLNYGKILASGKPNEVINNPQVIEAYLGKEEDE